From a region of the Chrysemys picta bellii isolate R12L10 chromosome 7, ASM1138683v2, whole genome shotgun sequence genome:
- the LOC135972548 gene encoding uncharacterized protein LOC135972548, with the protein MQSSPAVMAVQSGNRKRAPAWTDREVLDLIAVWGDESVLSELRSKRRNAKIYEKISKDMAERGYSRDATQCRVKIKELRQGYQKTKEANGRSGSHPQTSRFYEALHSILGAAATTTPPVTVDSEDGILSTAGSSDMLGDGEDEEGDEEGEAVGSSHNADFPDSQDLFITLTEIPYEASPAITPDTESGEGSATPSATVSQPSLESHSQRLARIRRRKKRTREDMFSELMASSQAQAAQQTQWRENLTRMHQANMDREERWRQEDQQATLTLLGLLREQTDTLRRLVDVLQERRQEDRAPLQSISNRPPPPPSPIPTSPKVQRRRGGRVPANSHSTPAESSSSRRLSFPKI; encoded by the exons atgcagagctctccagcagtgatggccgtgcagtctgggaatagaaagagagccccagcatggactgatcgtgaagtcttggatctcatcgctgtgtggggcgatgagtccgtgctttccgagctgcgatccaaaagaaggaatgcaaagatctacgagaagatctctaaagacatggcagagagaggatacagccgggatgcaacgcagtgccgcgtgaaaatcaaggagctgagacaaggctaccagaagaccaaagaggcaaacggacgctccggatcccatccccagacatcccgtttctacgaggcactgcattccatcctcggtgctgccgccaccactaccccaccagtgaccgtggactctgaggatgggatactgtccacggccggttcctcagacatgttaggggacggggaagatgaggaaggagatgaggagggcgaggcagttggcagctctcacaacgctgatttccccgacagccaggatctcttcatcacccttacagagatcccctacgaagcgtccccagccattaccccggacacagaatctggtgaaggatcagcca ccccgtctgcgactgtctcacaacctagcctggaatcacactcccagaggctagcgcggattaggcgtaggaagaagaggacacgggaggacatgttctctgagcttatggcctcttcccaagcccaggcagcacagcagacccagtggcgggagaacttgacccgaatgcaccaagccaacatggatcgggaggagaggtggcggcaggaagaccagcaggcgactctaacgctgcttggactactgagggagcaaacggacacactccggcgccttgtggatgttctgcaggaacggaggcaggaggacagagccccgctgcagtccatctctaaccgccctcccccgccaccaagtcccatacccacctcacccaaagtgcaaagaaggagaggcggcagagtccctgctaactctcactccacccctgcagagagctctagtagcagaaggctctcatttcccaaaatttga